In one window of Miscanthus floridulus cultivar M001 chromosome 12, ASM1932011v1, whole genome shotgun sequence DNA:
- the LOC136498233 gene encoding uncharacterized protein, whose protein sequence is MARLRVQPPSLELGVRVVRVDGLEQEQLEERGGSLFLRYYVPAGDGRRRLRVDTREVPCAGADLRWGELARFEHWGGQPTTAAGGIVFELRWRPRPSSSSGLVAALLGAGGARLRPSSRVLARAELPWADVSSSSSQPAERWLALSQVGRELGGCKAPKLLVEVKAVHAAVAGTERTSGGGMTQCCRAAQRCGQCGWVGSEEDMFLAATFSQQH, encoded by the coding sequence ATGGCAAGATTGAGGGTGCAGCCGCCGAGCCTCGAGCTCGGCGTCAGGGTCGTCAGGGTGGATGGCCTAGAGCAGGAGCAGCtggaggagcgcggcggcagcctctTCCTGAGGTACTACGTCCCCGCCGGGgacgggcggcggcggcttcgCGTGGACACGCGGGAGGTCCCGTGCGCCGGGGCCGACTTGCGCTGGGGCGAGCTCGCGCGCTTCGAGCACTGGGGTGGACAGCCCACTACTGCAGCCGGGGGAATAGTGTTCGAGCTGCGGTGGAGGCCGCGGCCGTCGTCCTCGTCTGGGCTGGTGGCAGCGCTACTGGGCGCCGGCGGAGCACGGTTGAGGCCGTCGTCGCGGGTGCTGGCGCGGGCCGAGCTCCCGTGGGCCGacgtgtcgtcgtcgtcgtcgcagcCGGCGGAGAGGTGGCTGGCGCTCTCGCAGGTGGGCCGCGAGCTGGGCGGGTGCAAGGCGCCTAAGCTGCTGGTCGAGGTCAAGGCTGTCCACGCCGCCGTTGCTGGCACGGAGAGGACATCCGGTGGCGGCATGACCCAGTGCTGCCGTGCTGCCCAGCGCTGCGGCCAGTGCGGGTGGGTTGGGAGCGAGGAGGACATGTTCCTCGCAGCAACGTTCAGTCAGCAGCACTAG
- the LOC136497358 gene encoding lipoyl synthase, mitochondrial-like, with product MHGRRHAAASLARALTQAPSRSISSTPSLLQTLDPSVPSPSPPAAEPGRLAELRRRLQADAPSLGDFTYSVEVGTLQRPLPKPKWMKETVPGGAKYAAIKAKLRELKLHTVCEEARCPNLGECWSGGETGTATATIMILGDTCTRGCRFCNVKTSRTPPPPDPDEPSNVAQAIASWGLEYIVITSVDRDDLPDQGSGHFAETVQKLKALKPEMLIEALVPDFRGDPSCVEKVATSGLHVFAHNIETVEELQRNVRDYRANFKQSIDVLKMAKEYGPPGTLTKTSIMLGCGETPDQVISTMKKVRAAGVDVITFGQYMRPSKRHMPVSEYVTPEAFEKYQALGVEMGFRYVASGPMVRSSYKAGEFYIKAMIDADRAKATPADSSA from the exons atgcACGGCCGCCGGCACGCCGCGGCGTCCCTAGCCCGGGCCCTGACCCAGGCGCCCTCCCGCTCCATCTCCTCCACCCCGTCTCTCCTCCAAACCCTCGACCCCTCagtgccgtcgccgtcgcctccCGCCGCGGAACCAGGGCGGCTCgcggagctgcggcggcggctgcagGCGGACGCGCCGTCGCTGGGCGACTTCACGTACTCGGTGGAGGTGGGGACGCTGCAACGCCCGCTGCCCAAGCCCAAGTGGATGAAGGAGACCGTGCCCGGCGGCGCCAAGTACGCGGCCATCAAGGCCAAGCTGCGGGAGCTGAAGCTGCACACCGTCTGCGAGGAGGCCCGGTGCCCCAACCTCGGCGAGTGCTGGTCCGGCGGCGAGACCGGCACTGCCACCGCCACAATCATGATCCTTGGGGACACCTGCACGCGCGGCTGCAG ATTCTGTAATGTCAAGACATCTCGAACACCTCCTCCACCGGATCCTGATGAGCCTTCCAATGTTGCTCAAGCTATTGCCTCATGGGGCCTTGAATATATAGTTATCACAAGTGTTGACCGGGATGATCTACCTGATCAGGGCAGTGGTCACTTTGCTGAAACAGTACAAAAGTTGAAGGCTTTGaagccagaaatgcttattgaaGCACTCG TACCTGATTTCCGTGGAGATCCAAGCTGTGTAGAGAAGGTTGCAACTTCTGGATTGCATGTTTTTGCGCACAATATTGAAACTGTGGAAGAGCTTCAAAGAAATGTCAGAGACTACCGTGCAAATTTCAAACAATCTATTGATGTTCTGAAAATGGCAAAAGAGTATGGTCCTCCTGGTACCCTTACAAAGACATCAATAATGCTGGGTTGCGGGGAGACTCCAGATCaggttattagcaccatgaaaaAAGTGCGGGCTGCTGGTGTTGATGTTATAACATTTGGCCAGTACATGAGGCCATCAAAACGTCACATGCCTGTTTCTGAGTATGTTACGCCTGAAGCTTTCGAGAAGTACCAGGCCCTTGGTGTTGAAATG GGGTTCCGCTATGTTGCATCTGGGCCAATGGTTCGATCCTCCTACAAGGCAGGTGAATTCTACATCAAAGCTATGATTGACGCCGATCGAGCAAAGGCAACCCCTGCAGATTCAAGTGCATAA